A window of Rufibacter sp. LB8 contains these coding sequences:
- a CDS encoding TldD/PmbA family protein, with amino-acid sequence MKRRDFIHLSGLGLGALMLPIPVWGNDIAPEAMLSPMETALNKRIADAALNAAKSKGATYTDVRIGRYLNQYLITREDKVENTVNTESFGLGVRVLVNGTWGFSAIDEVTPAGAAKAAELAVAIAKANSKLQTEPVQLAPQQGYGEVSWKAPIERNAFEVPLKEKVDILLGANAAAMQNGANYVNSALFLVNEQKYFASSDGSYIDQDIHRIWPVLNATAIDQKSGKFETRQSLSSPVGMGFEYLSGRKEGKYQGITTRYGKYYDMVEDAAAAAKQAKEKLTAKSVLAGKYDLVLDPSHLWLTIHESVGHPLELDRVLGYEANFAGTSFADLDKWKSKKFKYGSDKVTLFADKQQPGSLGAVGYDDEGVKTKRWDLVKDGTLVSYQATRDQAHIIGEKESHGCSYADNWSSVQFQRMPNVSLEAGKQKLSVDDMIKDVEKGIYIIGDGSFSIDQQRYNFQFGGQLYYEIKDGKIVGPLKDVAYQSNTQEFWNSCAAICDESDYRLGGSFFDGKGQPTQSSSVSHGSATTRFNGVNVINTGRKI; translated from the coding sequence TTGAAAAGACGCGATTTTATTCATCTTTCCGGCTTGGGGCTTGGTGCCCTTATGCTGCCCATCCCCGTGTGGGGCAATGACATTGCGCCGGAAGCCATGCTTTCGCCCATGGAAACGGCCCTGAACAAACGCATTGCCGACGCCGCCCTTAACGCCGCCAAATCTAAGGGCGCCACTTACACAGACGTGCGCATAGGCCGCTACCTGAACCAATACCTGATTACCCGCGAAGACAAAGTAGAGAACACGGTCAACACAGAGTCGTTTGGATTGGGCGTGCGCGTGCTAGTGAACGGTACGTGGGGATTTTCGGCCATTGATGAAGTGACGCCGGCTGGGGCTGCCAAAGCCGCTGAACTGGCCGTGGCCATTGCCAAAGCCAACTCCAAACTGCAGACGGAACCGGTACAGCTGGCCCCGCAACAAGGCTATGGGGAGGTGAGTTGGAAAGCTCCTATTGAGCGCAACGCGTTTGAGGTGCCGTTGAAAGAGAAAGTAGATATTCTGTTGGGTGCCAATGCCGCGGCCATGCAGAACGGCGCCAATTACGTGAATTCAGCGTTGTTTCTGGTAAACGAGCAGAAGTACTTCGCGTCTTCAGATGGGTCGTACATTGATCAGGACATTCACCGCATCTGGCCGGTGCTTAACGCCACCGCCATCGACCAAAAATCAGGTAAGTTTGAGACGCGCCAATCCCTGAGTTCGCCGGTGGGCATGGGCTTTGAGTATTTGAGCGGCAGAAAAGAAGGCAAGTACCAGGGCATCACCACGCGCTACGGCAAGTATTATGACATGGTGGAAGACGCTGCCGCCGCCGCCAAGCAGGCCAAAGAAAAACTCACCGCCAAATCTGTACTGGCCGGGAAATATGATTTGGTATTGGATCCATCGCACCTCTGGCTCACCATTCACGAATCTGTGGGTCACCCGCTGGAACTGGACCGCGTGCTGGGCTACGAAGCCAATTTCGCCGGAACTTCCTTCGCGGATTTGGACAAATGGAAATCGAAGAAATTTAAATACGGCAGCGACAAAGTCACGCTGTTCGCCGACAAACAGCAGCCCGGCTCTTTGGGCGCGGTGGGCTATGACGATGAAGGCGTGAAAACGAAGCGCTGGGACTTGGTGAAGGATGGCACCTTGGTGAGCTACCAAGCCACCCGCGACCAAGCGCATATCATCGGCGAGAAGGAATCGCACGGCTGTTCTTATGCCGACAACTGGAGCTCGGTGCAGTTCCAGCGCATGCCCAACGTGTCTTTGGAAGCCGGCAAGCAGAAACTGAGCGTGGATGATATGATTAAAGACGTGGAGAAAGGCATCTACATCATTGGCGATGGTTCCTTCTCTATTGACCAGCAGCGCTACAACTTCCAGTTCGGCGGGCAGCTGTACTATGAAATTAAAGACGGAAAGATTGTGGGGCCTTTGAAAGACGTGGCGTACCAAAGCAACACCCAGGAATTCTGGAATTCCTGCGCCGCCATCTGTGATGAAAGCGACTACCGCCTGGGCGGCTCCTTCTTTGACGGAAAAGGCCAGCCCACGCAGTCCAGTTCGGTGTCACATGGTTCTGCCACCACCCGCTTCAACGGCGTGAACGTGATTAACACAGGTAGAAAAATCTAA
- a CDS encoding zinc-dependent metalloprotease yields MTSLFAQNKPAGISAKTAGMQKFAGYFPFYWDEATGKVFLEIDKLDQQFLYVSSLPAGLGSNDIGLDRGQLGGTHVVYFQKVGPKVLLVEPNQNYRAMNGNPAEEQAVAQSFAQSTLWGFKVEATDGNRVLVDATDFLLRDAHDVVGSIRRSRQGSYRLDASRSAMYLPRTKNFPQNTEFEATLTFVGGDDAGNFVRSVAPSTEALTLREHHSFIQLPDTNYTPRAMDPRSGYFGIEYMDYSTPVDESITKRFIARHRLQKKKPAAPVSEAVKPIVYYVDHAAPGPIRSALLDGARWWAQAFEAAGYKDAFKVEILPVDADPMDVRYNVIQWVHRSTRGWSYGASVTDPRTGEIMKGHVSLGSLRVRQDYLIAEGLLAPYETGKPANPEMMKMALARLRQLSAHELGHTLGIMHNYAASVNNRASVMDYLHPNVKLSASGDIDLSDAYAVGMGDWDKLAVTYGYQDFPEGTNETQALDQLLRTGHQRGLQFISDRDARSPGGAHPQAHLWDNGANATDELHHVLAVRKKALEKFGENNIKPGVPMAMLEDALVPIYNYHRYQVEAVAKLVGGVNYTYASRGDGQLVTEQVPLAEQQKALDALISTLQPNVLTLPEHIIAAIPPRPAGWSPSRELFSKRTGLTFDPLAAAEASANFTLSFLFHPERAARLVELKARGSQLGLHDVLNQIMANTWDVKPAAGLDGQIQLLTQQLVLTHLLALSQNENTAYSVRAEATLQLSNLEKQLKKLAKSSDASVKANAMLALNRLDEPQTAKPQLHKELPPGAPIGTLEMIGCNQ; encoded by the coding sequence ATGACTTCCCTTTTTGCCCAGAATAAACCGGCGGGCATTTCTGCTAAAACCGCGGGTATGCAGAAGTTTGCGGGTTACTTCCCATTTTACTGGGACGAGGCCACCGGCAAAGTCTTTCTGGAGATTGACAAGTTAGACCAGCAGTTTCTATATGTGAGTTCATTGCCAGCGGGCTTGGGTTCTAATGACATCGGGCTGGACCGGGGGCAGTTGGGCGGCACCCACGTGGTGTATTTCCAGAAGGTGGGCCCGAAGGTGCTCTTGGTAGAACCCAACCAGAATTACCGCGCCATGAACGGCAACCCCGCCGAGGAACAGGCCGTGGCCCAGTCGTTCGCGCAGAGCACGCTGTGGGGTTTCAAGGTGGAAGCCACCGACGGCAACCGCGTGCTGGTAGATGCCACCGATTTTCTTCTGCGTGATGCCCATGACGTGGTAGGTTCTATCCGGCGCAGCCGCCAAGGGTCTTACCGGTTAGATGCCAGCCGATCGGCTATGTACTTGCCCCGCACCAAGAACTTCCCGCAGAACACTGAGTTTGAGGCCACCCTCACCTTTGTGGGCGGCGATGACGCCGGCAATTTCGTGCGTAGCGTGGCTCCTTCCACTGAGGCCTTGACCTTGCGCGAACACCATTCCTTCATTCAACTGCCAGACACTAACTATACGCCGCGCGCCATGGATCCTCGGTCTGGGTACTTCGGGATTGAGTACATGGATTACAGCACGCCCGTGGATGAATCCATCACCAAACGCTTTATTGCGCGTCACCGTCTGCAGAAAAAGAAACCAGCCGCGCCTGTGTCTGAAGCCGTGAAACCCATTGTTTATTACGTGGACCATGCCGCACCCGGACCCATTAGAAGCGCCCTGCTGGACGGAGCCCGTTGGTGGGCGCAGGCTTTTGAGGCGGCGGGTTATAAAGATGCCTTTAAGGTCGAGATTTTGCCCGTGGATGCTGACCCCATGGATGTGCGTTACAACGTGATTCAATGGGTGCACCGCAGCACACGCGGCTGGTCTTATGGCGCATCCGTGACAGACCCGCGCACCGGCGAAATAATGAAAGGCCACGTGAGCTTGGGTTCTTTGCGCGTGCGTCAGGATTATCTGATTGCCGAAGGCCTGCTCGCTCCCTATGAAACCGGCAAACCCGCCAACCCAGAGATGATGAAAATGGCCTTGGCGCGGCTTCGGCAGTTGTCGGCGCACGAGTTGGGGCACACGCTGGGCATCATGCACAACTACGCCGCCAGCGTGAACAACCGCGCCAGCGTGATGGATTACCTCCACCCCAACGTGAAACTTTCTGCCTCCGGCGATATTGATTTGTCTGATGCCTATGCCGTGGGCATGGGCGACTGGGACAAACTGGCGGTGACCTACGGCTATCAAGACTTCCCTGAAGGCACGAATGAAACCCAAGCTTTAGACCAACTCCTGCGCACTGGTCATCAGCGCGGCTTACAGTTCATCTCTGACCGTGATGCCCGTTCGCCCGGCGGCGCCCACCCGCAAGCCCACCTCTGGGACAACGGCGCCAACGCCACCGATGAACTGCATCACGTACTAGCCGTCCGGAAGAAAGCTTTAGAGAAATTTGGCGAAAATAACATCAAACCGGGCGTGCCCATGGCCATGCTGGAAGATGCCTTGGTGCCCATTTACAATTACCACCGCTATCAAGTAGAGGCCGTGGCCAAATTGGTGGGCGGTGTGAATTATACCTACGCCTCTCGCGGTGATGGTCAGTTAGTCACAGAACAAGTACCTCTGGCAGAGCAGCAAAAAGCTTTAGATGCCTTGATTTCCACGCTTCAACCCAACGTGCTTACGTTACCAGAACACATCATTGCGGCTATTCCGCCAAGACCGGCCGGTTGGTCACCATCGCGGGAGTTGTTCAGCAAGCGCACTGGCCTCACCTTTGACCCTTTGGCGGCGGCTGAGGCTTCGGCTAATTTTACGTTATCGTTTTTATTTCACCCAGAGCGCGCTGCCCGTTTGGTAGAGTTAAAAGCCCGCGGAAGCCAACTAGGCTTGCATGACGTCTTGAACCAAATTATGGCCAACACCTGGGATGTAAAGCCCGCCGCTGGCCTAGACGGACAAATTCAACTGCTCACCCAGCAACTGGTCCTCACGCACCTCCTTGCGTTGAGTCAGAATGAAAACACCGCCTATTCCGTGAGAGCTGAAGCCACCCTACAACTTTCCAACCTGGAGAAACAGCTTAAGAAGCTGGCCAAGTCCTCAGATGCCTCGGTGAAAGCCAACGCCATGCTCGCCCTGAACCGCCTGGACGAACCGCAGACCGCAAAACCACAACTGCACAAAGAACTTCCGCCAGGCGCGCCCATTGGTACACTGGAAATGATAGGCTGCAACCAATAA
- a CDS encoding type II toxin-antitoxin system VapC family toxin encodes MKKYLLDTNICIYYLKGRFDLDAKIEQVGSEHCFISEITVAELKYGAENSEKKEQNRKVIQDFIQKFTVVPIFSALDIFAKEKARLRKKGILVDDFDLLIGATALANELTVVTNNIKHIGRLKNISLENWAE; translated from the coding sequence TTGAAAAAGTATTTGCTAGACACCAATATCTGCATCTATTATTTAAAAGGCCGATTTGACCTTGATGCTAAAATTGAACAAGTTGGTAGTGAACATTGCTTTATTTCTGAAATCACGGTGGCCGAACTCAAATACGGAGCAGAAAACAGCGAAAAGAAGGAGCAAAACCGAAAAGTGATCCAGGACTTTATTCAAAAATTCACAGTTGTACCCATTTTTAGTGCCCTTGACATTTTTGCGAAAGAAAAAGCCAGGCTCAGGAAAAAAGGCATTTTAGTAGATGATTTTGACTTATTGATTGGGGCTACCGCTTTGGCAAACGAGCTCACTGTGGTTACCAATAATATCAAGCACATAGGTCGCCTAAAGAACATTTCTTTAGAGAATTGGGCTGAGTAG
- a CDS encoding DUF4304 domain-containing protein, protein MIAESKLIKMTAKEKQKEFIKSYLKPKLKEEGFSTSGQNWWKSKGEFFLFINLQSSRWNSNDEVSFCFNLGVALTARLRDPAKRKATYDDLSAQIRDGELLPENRKKHTYREESYFGYLITNDTDLSDFTKEVSIDVEELILPKLQRLNSLSDCINFFEPFGYWGYNLKMKVEELQLADKQISQ, encoded by the coding sequence ATGATTGCTGAAAGCAAACTGATAAAAATGACAGCGAAGGAAAAACAGAAGGAATTTATAAAATCATATCTCAAGCCTAAACTAAAAGAAGAGGGATTTTCAACTTCAGGCCAAAATTGGTGGAAGAGTAAAGGAGAGTTTTTTCTATTTATTAACTTACAAAGCTCCCGTTGGAACAGTAATGATGAGGTAAGTTTCTGCTTTAACCTTGGAGTTGCATTGACTGCTCGTCTCCGTGACCCAGCCAAAAGAAAAGCCACCTATGATGACCTTAGCGCACAAATTCGTGATGGTGAGTTGCTTCCTGAGAATAGAAAGAAGCATACATATAGAGAAGAAAGCTATTTTGGTTACCTGATCACCAATGACACGGACCTTAGTGACTTTACAAAAGAAGTGAGCATAGATGTTGAAGAACTTATTCTACCAAAGCTGCAACGTTTAAATTCGTTATCAGACTGTATCAACTTCTTTGAGCCTTTCGGCTATTGGGGTTACAATCTCAAAATGAAGGTGGAGGAGTTGCAATTAGCAGACAAACAGATTAGCCAGTAA
- a CDS encoding Ldh family oxidoreductase, with the protein MYTYQRLFDFAQKIFLSMGCPDEDALLATETLLSADVRGVDSHGVARLVGYVRLWEAGRINPTPHVRIVHETPSTATVDGDGGLGLVVAPKAMQIALEKAKNVGSGWVSVKNSNHYGIAGYHAMKALAHDMIGIAMTNASPLVAPTHSLERLLGTNPIAVAIPAGEQPPFVSDLATTTAANGKLEMLQRKNLQAPLGWIQAADGSASTNPNELKAGGALLPLGGDTGSHKGYALGAIVDIFSAVLSGANYGPWVPPFVSFLAPPADPVGDGIGHFFGAMRVDAFRPAADFKQHMDTWITRFRNSKAKEGQHVLIPGDPERIFTEQRMKDGIPLLPPVVKDLEGLCEKFGVVL; encoded by the coding sequence ATGTACACCTACCAACGCCTGTTTGATTTCGCCCAAAAGATTTTCCTTTCCATGGGTTGCCCCGACGAAGATGCGCTCCTGGCCACCGAGACCTTGCTCTCCGCCGATGTGCGGGGCGTGGATTCGCACGGCGTGGCGCGGCTGGTAGGCTATGTGCGCCTCTGGGAAGCGGGCCGCATCAACCCCACACCCCACGTGCGCATAGTACACGAGACGCCCAGCACCGCCACCGTGGACGGCGACGGCGGCCTGGGTTTGGTAGTCGCGCCCAAAGCCATGCAGATTGCCTTGGAGAAAGCCAAAAACGTGGGCAGCGGCTGGGTGAGCGTGAAAAATTCCAACCATTACGGCATCGCCGGTTACCACGCCATGAAAGCCTTGGCCCATGACATGATCGGCATCGCGATGACCAACGCCAGTCCGCTGGTAGCGCCCACGCATTCCCTGGAACGGCTCTTGGGAACCAACCCCATTGCCGTGGCCATTCCGGCCGGTGAACAGCCGCCGTTTGTCTCAGATTTGGCCACCACCACCGCCGCCAACGGGAAGCTGGAAATGCTCCAACGCAAAAACTTGCAAGCGCCGCTGGGCTGGATTCAGGCCGCCGACGGTTCTGCCTCCACCAACCCCAACGAGCTCAAGGCCGGCGGCGCGCTCCTCCCGCTGGGCGGCGACACCGGCAGCCACAAAGGCTACGCGCTGGGCGCGATTGTCGATATTTTCTCTGCCGTACTTTCCGGCGCGAATTACGGGCCGTGGGTACCGCCCTTCGTGAGTTTTCTGGCCCCGCCCGCAGACCCGGTGGGCGACGGCATCGGGCATTTCTTCGGGGCCATGCGCGTAGACGCCTTCCGCCCGGCAGCAGATTTCAAGCAGCACATGGACACCTGGATTACCCGCTTCAGAAACTCTAAAGCCAAGGAAGGCCAGCACGTCTTAATCCCCGGCGACCCGGAGCGCATCTTCACCGAGCAACGGATGAAAGACGGCATTCCATTGCTGCCGCCGGTGGTGAAAGATCTGGAAGGCTTATGCGAGAAGTTCGGGGTGGTGTTGTAG
- a CDS encoding DUF4139 domain-containing protein, translating to MKIYRLSLLLLLSCFGLHFQIQAQKQESMTTQVKAVTVFLNRAQVTNTGRASVEPGVTELVLEGLPAQLDERSVQVNPTGPVTLLSVRYEQNFLQTDTKPQAQQRLEDSLESYTGRIRTLTDQREVLQKEEALLTANQNLGGTQTGLTAARLKEVADYYRTRLLAIRKEIQITDARLSILNERQSDYIQQLEQTRQKQQANNRVIVAVKAEARAQVNLEVTYLVYNAGWEPIYDLRASGSQGPVQLQYKANVRQNTGVNWNNVQLTLATTNPAEGAQKPELEPQRIGILVHNSLEKMLQGRAAGVAVQNSSLSEVEVTGYGTRTKSKAAPAPATTTSNFTEAVTTTLAAEFKIGIPFSVPSDGKPHTVDIQQHSLTTSYAHVTAPKMDPTAFLVAYLTNWENLKLLPGQANVFLAGTFTGKSFLNPEQTRDTLTLSLGRDQNVVVQRERLKDYQKRQSLGSNIKEQFGYEISLRNTKAQPVTITVEDQVPLSSTSEIEVEDVDTNGGTLNKETGKVTWRVTLQPNETQKRTLRYVVKYPKGKQVSGL from the coding sequence ATGAAAATTTATCGTCTGTCTTTGTTGCTTTTGCTCAGCTGTTTTGGGCTCCATTTCCAGATTCAAGCCCAAAAACAGGAATCCATGACCACGCAGGTGAAAGCCGTGACCGTGTTTCTGAACCGCGCGCAGGTCACCAACACCGGCCGCGCCTCTGTGGAGCCCGGCGTGACCGAACTGGTGCTGGAAGGCCTGCCTGCCCAACTAGACGAACGCTCTGTGCAGGTGAACCCCACCGGCCCCGTGACCTTGCTTTCGGTGCGCTACGAACAGAATTTTCTGCAAACCGACACCAAACCGCAGGCGCAGCAACGGCTGGAAGATTCTCTGGAAAGTTACACCGGCCGCATCAGAACGCTCACTGACCAACGCGAAGTCCTTCAAAAAGAGGAAGCGCTCTTAACCGCCAACCAGAATTTAGGCGGCACCCAGACCGGTCTTACCGCCGCCCGCCTCAAAGAAGTAGCCGACTATTACCGCACCAGACTTTTGGCCATTAGAAAGGAAATACAAATCACAGATGCCCGTTTAAGCATTTTAAACGAACGTCAGAGCGACTACATCCAGCAATTGGAACAGACGCGCCAGAAGCAGCAGGCCAACAACCGCGTGATTGTGGCGGTGAAGGCAGAGGCCCGCGCTCAGGTAAACCTGGAAGTGACCTATCTGGTGTACAACGCCGGCTGGGAACCCATCTATGATTTGCGCGCCTCTGGCAGCCAAGGCCCCGTGCAACTGCAATACAAAGCCAACGTGCGCCAGAACACCGGTGTGAACTGGAACAACGTGCAACTGACCCTCGCCACCACAAACCCCGCCGAAGGTGCCCAAAAACCAGAACTGGAGCCGCAGCGGATTGGGATTTTGGTGCATAATTCACTTGAGAAAATGTTACAAGGCAGAGCTGCAGGCGTTGCTGTGCAGAATAGTTCTTTGAGCGAAGTAGAAGTAACAGGATACGGAACAAGAACTAAGTCAAAAGCTGCTCCAGCCCCTGCCACAACCACCTCAAATTTCACTGAAGCCGTTACCACCACGCTCGCAGCTGAGTTCAAGATTGGGATTCCGTTCAGCGTGCCCTCAGACGGAAAGCCGCACACGGTAGATATTCAGCAGCACAGCCTCACCACCTCGTACGCGCACGTGACTGCGCCAAAGATGGACCCCACCGCTTTTTTGGTCGCCTACCTCACCAACTGGGAAAACCTGAAGCTGCTTCCTGGACAGGCCAACGTCTTTCTGGCGGGCACTTTCACCGGCAAATCCTTCCTCAACCCAGAGCAAACCAGAGACACCCTCACGCTTTCGTTGGGCCGCGACCAGAACGTGGTGGTGCAGCGCGAACGCCTGAAAGATTACCAGAAGCGGCAAAGCTTGGGCAGTAACATCAAAGAGCAGTTCGGGTATGAGATCAGCCTGCGCAACACCAAAGCCCAGCCCGTGACCATCACCGTAGAAGACCAGGTTCCTCTCAGTTCCACCTCTGAGATTGAAGTAGAAGACGTTGATACCAACGGCGGAACCCTTAACAAAGAAACCGGCAAAGTCACCTGGCGCGTCACCCTCCAACCCAACGAAACCCAGAAACGCACCCTCCGCTACGTGGTCAAATACCCCAAAGGCAAACAAGTAAGCGGACTATAA
- a CDS encoding Ppx/GppA phosphatase family protein, whose translation MSRLALIDLGTNTFHLLIVEVDENGQAQTLFKTKTPVKLGEGGISKGEITPAARERGLKTLTEFKQIMDQHQVQTVKATATSALRNASNGPEVVQAIKDQTGIAVEVINGAREAELIFKGVQQALEIGPKPALVMDIGGGSIEFIIGSDRGILWKKSFEIGAQRLLDKFYPDQDQPIAPDQVKALRNYLQDHLQKLTAAVLQHQPEILIGSSGTFDTLVDMDLAAQNLTRDSNNTPEMEISLATFQRQYKELLQKNRAERLAIPGMLEMRVDMIVVACVAVDWVVEKYNLEKMRVSAYALKEGMLAELLQA comes from the coding sequence ATGTCCCGGTTAGCACTCATAGATTTAGGCACAAACACGTTTCATTTGCTTATTGTGGAAGTAGATGAAAACGGGCAGGCGCAGACCTTGTTCAAAACCAAAACGCCTGTGAAACTGGGCGAAGGCGGCATCAGCAAAGGCGAAATCACGCCCGCGGCCCGCGAACGCGGCTTAAAAACGCTCACTGAGTTCAAGCAAATAATGGACCAGCACCAGGTGCAAACCGTGAAAGCCACCGCCACCAGCGCCCTCAGAAACGCCAGCAATGGCCCCGAAGTAGTGCAGGCCATCAAAGACCAAACCGGCATTGCCGTGGAAGTCATCAACGGCGCCCGCGAGGCCGAGCTCATCTTCAAAGGAGTACAGCAAGCCCTGGAAATCGGCCCGAAGCCGGCTTTGGTTATGGACATTGGTGGCGGCAGCATTGAGTTCATCATCGGCTCAGACCGGGGAATTCTGTGGAAGAAAAGCTTCGAGATTGGGGCACAGCGGCTACTAGATAAATTCTATCCAGACCAGGACCAACCCATTGCGCCTGACCAGGTGAAAGCGCTGAGGAATTACCTGCAAGACCACCTGCAGAAACTGACGGCAGCCGTATTGCAACACCAACCAGAGATTTTGATTGGCTCTTCGGGCACGTTTGACACGCTGGTAGATATGGACCTCGCCGCCCAAAACCTCACCCGTGACTCTAACAACACTCCCGAAATGGAAATCAGCTTGGCTACTTTTCAGCGGCAGTACAAAGAGCTGCTCCAGAAAAACCGCGCCGAACGTTTAGCCATTCCCGGCATGCTGGAAATGCGCGTTGACATGATAGTGGTAGCCTGCGTAGCCGTTGACTGGGTGGTGGAGAAATACAACCTGGAGAAGATGCGCGTCTCAGCCTATGCGTTGAAAGAAGGCATGCTGGCGGAGTTGCTGCAAGCATAA
- a CDS encoding class I SAM-dependent methyltransferase, whose amino-acid sequence MYSFLTTSAWADYELIDCGNFEKLERFGEYVLARPEPQAAWDKHLSDAEWERLAQATFKREKGSAEKGQWQLKKGMAEQWFINYNYNDLKLKFRLGLSSFKHVGLFPEQDPNWQFIFDKTRALGNKPKVLNMFAYTGGASLAAKAGGADVTHLDSVKQVNFWARENMEASNLDNIRWLVEDAMKYARREVKRGNKYQGIILDPPAYGRGPDGEKWLLEEQINELIKLCAQLLDPQDNYFVVNLYSLGYSAMILENLIRGSFGKTVQNEELGELYLQDQGQRKLPLGTFFRFSSVK is encoded by the coding sequence ATGTATTCTTTCCTGACCACCTCTGCCTGGGCTGACTATGAACTGATTGACTGCGGCAACTTTGAAAAGCTGGAGCGCTTCGGCGAATACGTGCTGGCGCGCCCAGAACCGCAGGCCGCCTGGGACAAGCACCTCTCTGACGCGGAGTGGGAACGGCTGGCCCAGGCCACGTTCAAACGCGAGAAAGGCAGCGCAGAAAAAGGACAGTGGCAACTCAAGAAAGGCATGGCCGAGCAGTGGTTCATCAACTACAACTATAATGACTTAAAGCTGAAGTTCCGGCTGGGCTTATCGTCGTTCAAGCACGTGGGGTTGTTTCCGGAGCAGGACCCCAACTGGCAGTTCATCTTTGACAAAACCCGCGCGCTGGGCAATAAACCCAAAGTTTTGAACATGTTCGCCTACACCGGCGGCGCGTCTCTGGCGGCCAAGGCCGGCGGCGCCGATGTCACGCACCTGGACAGTGTGAAACAAGTCAACTTCTGGGCCCGCGAGAACATGGAAGCCAGCAATCTGGACAACATACGTTGGCTGGTGGAAGACGCCATGAAATACGCTCGCCGCGAAGTAAAACGAGGCAACAAATACCAGGGCATCATCCTGGACCCACCCGCCTACGGCCGCGGTCCCGACGGTGAGAAATGGCTTCTGGAGGAACAGATCAACGAACTCATCAAGCTCTGCGCCCAACTGCTGGACCCGCAGGACAATTACTTCGTGGTCAATCTGTACTCGTTGGGGTACTCGGCCATGATTCTGGAAAATTTAATTAGAGGTTCCTTCGGGAAAACCGTACAGAACGAGGAGCTGGGCGAATTGTACCTACAGGACCAAGGGCAACGCAAATTGCCGCTGGGTACTTTCTTCCGGTTCAGTTCCGTTAAATAA
- the dapF gene encoding diaminopimelate epimerase: MNLTFYKYQGTGNDFVVLDNRDEHINLTPEQVAFLCDRRKGVGADGLMLLQEKAGYDFEMVYFNADGNPSSMCGNGGRCLVAFAQFLGVIQTEANFIAVDGPHLASLKEGLVHLQMKDVAEIEDLEAACFLNTGSPHYVKQVSALQDLNVFAEGRAVRYSDRFKAEGTNVNFVEHLPENQLFVRTYERGVEDETFSCGTGVTAAALAASRNGYESPVQIKVLGGELQVSFERDENGFKNVFLIGPAVQVFKGDITLF; encoded by the coding sequence ATGAATCTTACCTTCTATAAATACCAGGGCACGGGCAACGATTTTGTAGTGCTGGACAACCGCGATGAACACATCAACCTGACCCCGGAACAAGTGGCTTTCTTATGTGACCGCCGCAAAGGCGTAGGCGCCGATGGCCTGATGCTGTTGCAGGAAAAAGCCGGCTATGACTTTGAAATGGTGTATTTCAACGCCGATGGCAACCCCAGCTCCATGTGCGGTAACGGCGGACGCTGCCTGGTGGCCTTCGCGCAGTTTTTGGGCGTGATTCAGACAGAAGCGAATTTTATTGCCGTAGATGGTCCGCATTTGGCCAGTCTCAAAGAGGGCTTGGTGCATCTGCAGATGAAGGACGTGGCTGAAATTGAAGACCTGGAAGCCGCCTGTTTTCTGAACACCGGTTCGCCGCATTACGTGAAACAGGTGAGCGCGCTACAAGACCTGAACGTGTTTGCCGAAGGCCGCGCCGTGCGCTACTCAGACCGTTTCAAGGCCGAGGGCACCAACGTCAACTTCGTGGAACACTTACCGGAAAATCAATTGTTTGTGCGCACCTACGAGCGAGGCGTGGAAGACGAAACTTTTTCCTGTGGCACCGGCGTGACCGCGGCGGCCTTGGCGGCCAGCAGAAACGGCTATGAAAGTCCGGTGCAAATTAAAGTCTTGGGTGGCGAACTGCAGGTGAGTTTTGAGCGGGACGAAAATGGCTTCAAAAACGTATTCCTCATCGGCCCCGCCGTGCAAGTCTTCAAAGGCGATATCACGCTTTTCTAA